The Candidatus Zixiibacteriota bacterium nucleotide sequence GGATCTGGCCGATTCACTATCGATTGGCATTCATGGCATACTTATCAACGACCGTGCAGAGTGGGACGGAGTTGCCTTCGATCAGCTTGGCTACAACACTATCAGCCTGGGCGAACAGATATATACCTGGGGCATCCACTCCAATCACGATAGCACTGTCTATTGCGACTTCGACTACCTGGCCAGAATCACCAAAGCGAGTTTGGCCATGGTCTACACCGCCAGCGAAACATATGTTCCGGATCCAATGCTGTTGATTGACTTTCCCAATGATGTTCCTTCACTCATACTGCCAGGGTCCAGCACTAATCTGGATGTAAACATCACTGGTTATGCAGGTGGTCAAATAAGTCCCGGTTCGGGACAACTGCATTATATTGTTGATGATGAGAGTTATGCCTCGGTGGTTATGACCCATCTGTCCGGAGACTCGTATCAGGCTACATTTCCTCCTTTTCCGAATTTGAGCAGAGTACAATTCTATCTGACGGGACAGGAATCAGGTGGTGCGACAATCTATGCCGGCAGTCAAACCAGTCCATTCTATGCCTGCGCAGCGGTTGATGAAACAGTTATTTTTCATGACAATTTCGAGTCCAATCTTGGATGGTACAAATCAAGCACTTCCTCAAGTGGGAACTGGGCTCGGACTAAAGGAGGAGGTTACGGATATTACGGACAGGCTCCCACCGACTACGATCAATCAGGGTACTGCTATTTCACCGGTCCCGAGCAATCATCCTGGGCCCATAGTGACATTGACGACGGTACTACGAGCCTGAGATCCCCGGTTCTCGATGCCACCGAGGGAGTCACCCTGGTTGAATATGCGCGATGGTATAGTAACAATACGGGTAACAATCCTTATGCCGATATCTTCGAAGTCAAAATATCAAATGATAATGGGTACAATTTTGCTCATGTCGCGACCATCGGACCGGTTGAATACTCATCTGGCGGGTGGTTTATACATAAGTACTGGGTGAGTGACTATGTAACACCAAGTGACCAGATTCGGCTTCAGTTTGAGGCATCTGATCTTGGAGATGACTCCGAAGTTGAGGCGGCCATTGATGCGGTTCGGCTATTCCGTTATTCAAGTGGACCTGATGTATTGATCGAAACCGAAAGTCTCCCCGATTGGACGGCGAACCATCCTTATGGACAACAACTGAATTACAGTGGTGGATATGGGGTTGTCTCCTGGACCGACCAAAACAACGATCTTGAGAGCACTGGCTTGTCTCTCTCATCTGTGGGTCTGCTTTCTGGAGTGCCTGTATCTGATGGCCTAATCAGTTTTACGGCTAAGGCGACTGATGGGATAGGGCGGACGGATACTATAACACTCTCCCTTCAAATTAACCCACAACTGCTAATAGACACTACCAATCTGATCAGTCCACAGATTGGAAAAGAATACTCCGCCCAGTTGATGACAGTCGGAGGGACAGGCGTTCAAACATG carries:
- a CDS encoding Zn-dependent exopeptidase M28 — translated: MLRVSGGYLVLCAEERYPDLANSGLYHELVASDIDRTKLLLDMRVDSANVGRYPLVFEQGNLRLFQVEISEVDKSLKWPGLAPLQTHNLKFLYKEPPTLEARTTKNLVDLSGLISQIDTDSCQSYMEQLEAFDGRLMGTSSNYASRDWIVSKLHDFGYDSVVTDTFWATNFWESPPVHALCNNVIAYKVGTEYPLHQIIVCAHRDSYPLSSPGADDDGSGTTAVLEIARILKDIDTRQTFVFCLLDAEETGIWGAWNYANRAFKNQDSITLVLNLDCISYEGNFDTCMLYGNDEAFAYSQLWQDLADSLSIGIHGILINDRAEWDGVAFDQLGYNTISLGEQIYTWGIHSNHDSTVYCDFDYLARITKASLAMVYTASETYVPDPMLLIDFPNDVPSLILPGSSTNLDVNITGYAGGQISPGSGQLHYIVDDESYASVVMTHLSGDSYQATFPPFPNLSRVQFYLTGQESGGATIYAGSQTSPFYACAAVDETVIFHDNFESNLGWYKSSTSSSGNWARTKGGGYGYYGQAPTDYDQSGYCYFTGPEQSSWAHSDIDDGTTSLRSPVLDATEGVTLVEYARWYSNNTGNNPYADIFEVKISNDNGYNFAHVATIGPVEYSSGGWFIHKYWVSDYVTPSDQIRLQFEASDLGDDSEVEAAIDAVRLFRYSSGPDVLIETESLPDWTANHPYGQQLNYSGGYGVVSWTDQNNDLESTGLSLSSVGLLSGVPVSDGLISFTAKATDGIGRTDTITLSLQINPQLLIDTTNLISPQIGKEYSAQLMTVGGTGVQTWTDRDDDLPGTGLALSSDGNLHGIPLDTGFVSFVAQVEDEIGAIDNKIYDLHVYPQFICGDVDGDTDGPNIADLTYLVAYLFNGGPPPLVLVAGNIDGITGPGGKIDISDLTSLVAYLFTGGSEPVCE